In one window of Arachis ipaensis cultivar K30076 chromosome B06, Araip1.1, whole genome shotgun sequence DNA:
- the LOC107647479 gene encoding uncharacterized protein LOC107647479, with the protein MDTNNPESGMNPGALSAESAANPGTFSAESVAALLNQLSAQLGRNNGTSNPSIDQTSPIHLSENPGWINLSLSPDISRSVMWNNLAYEIWSELRKRYYHGDRFKIAELKEELYAAKQGEFSITAYFTKLRSLWEELESFQPIPAYECTPKCSCGLGVIRAYRSEGCLVKFLRGLNDQFSTIRSQVMMMEPLPNLDSTFALLTQQERQLGFHGEESQILLNIAQPKSPQGTNSNKGSDSTKSDIVAANRQGRGKSRTYGGKGSGRGKIICTYCGKLGHTIDVCYRKHGLPPHLKERYNSGGAATFNYATTDEHADEDSADQKQRRSDEQCLEFTQD; encoded by the exons ATGGATACTAACAACCCAGAATCGGGAATGAACCCAGGTGCTCTTAGTGCTGAATCTGCAGCAAACCCAGGCACTTTTAGTGCCGAATCTGTAGCTGCTCTTCTCAACCAACTCTCTGCTCAACTTGGACGCAACAATGGAACCTCAAACCCAAGCATTGATCAGACCAGTCCTATTCATCTGTCTGAAAACCCTG GTTGGATTAACTTGTCTTTGAGTCCAGATATTTCACGAAGTGTAATGTGGAATAATCTAGCTTATGAGATCTGGAGTGAATTGCGAAAAAGATACTATCATGGTGATAGGTTCAAAATAGCTGAATTGAAGGAAGAATTGTATGCTGCCAAGCAAGGAGAATTTTCTATTACCGCTTATTTCACGAAATTAAGATCATTATGGGAGGAATTAGAGAGTTTTCAGCCAATACCTGCTTATGAATGCACTCCAAAATGCTCCTGTGGTCTTGGAGTTATTCGAGCATATAGATCTGAGGGATGTCTAGTGAAATTTCTACGGGGGTTAAATGATCAATTCTCAACTATACGTTCACAGGTTATGATGATGGAGCCACTACCCAATCTTGATTCTACTTTTGCCTTGCTCACACAGCAAGAAAGGCAACTTGGATTTCATGGAGAAGAATCTCAAATACTTCTCAATATTGCACAACCCAAATCTCCACAAGGAACCAACTCCAACAAAGGATCAGATTCTACTAAGAGTGATATTGTTGCTGCTAATCGACAAGGCAGAGGAAAGAGCAGAACATATGGAGGCAAAGGATCGGGTAGAGGAAAAATTATTTGCACATATTGTGGAAAGCTTGGACACACAATAGATGTTTGTTATAGGAAACATGGTCTGCCACCACATCTGAAGGAGAGATATAATAGTGGTGGTGCTGCAACATTCAATTATGCAACCACTGATGAACATGCTGATGAAGACAGTGCAGATCAGAAGCAGCGAAGAAGTGACGAGCAATGCTTGGAATTCACTCAAGATTAG
- the LOC107647480 gene encoding uncharacterized protein LOC107647480 has translation MLKDHGLLDCKPSSTPIDYTTKLCKDNGDDLADSVEYRKLIGRLLYLTNTRPDICFAVEKLSQYLDQPRKNHMSAAIRILKYLKGCPVTGLLFPSHSGNSVVGFTDSDWASCSDSKKLVSGYCFFYGLALVSWKSKKQATVAKSSTEPEYRALASATCEAQWLFNLFTELKLPLTKSINLYCDNQSALHLAANPIFHERTKHIEVDYHITREKAQMGLTRLLPIKSEEQLADVLTKPLPLGPFSKFYLKLGLTDIHGILGLREDIT, from the coding sequence ATGTTGAAGGATCACGGATTGCTTGATTGTAAACCGAGCTCAACTCCTATTGACTATACTACCAAATTGTGCAAAGACAATGGTGATGATTTAGCTGATTCTGTTGAATACAGAAAATTAATTGGAAGGCTTTTATACCTAACCAACACAAGACCGGATATTTGCTTTGCTGTGGAAAAATTAAGTCAGTACCTTGACCAGCCCAGGAAGAATCATATGAGTGCTGCCATTAGAATTTTGAAGTATCTCAAGGGCTGTCCAGTAACTGGTCTCCTATTTCCTTCTCATTCGGGCAACAGTGTGGTTGGATTCACCGACTCTGATTGGGCGTCTTGCAGTGATTCCAAAAAATTAGTCTCTGGATATTGTTTTTTCTATGGATTAGCACTCGTCTCATGGAAGAGTAAGAAACAAGCAACAGTGGCGAAATCGTCCACTGAACCTGAATATAGAGCTCTTGCTTCTGCAACTTGTGAGGCCCAAtggttatttaatttatttactgAATTGAAATTGCCTCTTACAAAATCTATAAACCTCTACTGTGATAATCAATCTGCCCTTCACTTAGCTGCTAATCCTATCTTTCATGAAAGGACTAAGCACATCGAGGTTGATTACCATATTACACGGGAGAAAGCTCAAATGGGACTAACCAGATTGTTGCCCATTAAGAGTGAAGAACAACTTGCAGATGTTCTCACTAAACCCTTGCCCCTTGGACCTTTCTCTAAATTCTATCTCAAGCTGGGACTGACAGATATTCATGGCATTCTTGGATTGCGGGAGGATATCACATGA